The following coding sequences lie in one Cotesia glomerata isolate CgM1 linkage group LG5, MPM_Cglom_v2.3, whole genome shotgun sequence genomic window:
- the LOC123265668 gene encoding splicing factor U2AF 50 kDa subunit isoform X4, which translates to MGEDFNGDRDRQDRDKDRSRERERDRDRERRHKSRSRDRRKRSRSRSKDRRERKRSNSPKKNRSSRRRKPSLYWDVPPPGFEHITPLQYKAMQAAGQIPANIVADTPQAAVPVVGSTITRQARRLYVGNIPFGVTEEEMMEFFNQQMHLSGLAQAAGNPVLACQINLDKNFAFLEFRSIDETTQAMAFDGINFKGQSLKIRRPHDYQPMPGMTDNPSMNVPGTVPDSPHKIFIGGLPNYLNEEQVCKVKELLMSFGQLRAFNLVKDSATGLSKGYAFCEYVDVSMTDQAIAGLNGMQLGDKKLIVQRASVGAKNPMIGTQAPVQIQVPGLSMVGTSGPPTEVLCLLNMVTPEELMEEEEYEDILEDIKEECTKYGVVRSVEIPRPIEGVDVPGCGKVFVEFNSVIDCQKAQQTLTGRKFNNRVVVTSYFDPDKYHRREF; encoded by the exons ATGGGTGAAGATTTTAATGGTG ACAGAGATCGTCAGGATCGCGATAAAGACAGATCACGTGAACGAGAACGCGATCGTGATCGCGAGAGGAGGCACAAATCAAGGAGCCGTGATCGCAGAAAGCGGTCCAGGTCACGTTCCAAGGATCGCAGAGAAAGAAAACGCAGCAATTCGCCGAAAAAAAATCGCAGTTCTCGCAGAAGAAAACCTTCGCTTTACTGGGATGTACCACCACCTGGATTTGAACACATCACACCTCTTCAG tACAAGGCGATGCAGGCAGCTGGACAGATACCTGCTAATATCGTAGCGGACACGCCACAAGCAGCTGTACCCGTTGTTGGAAGCACAATAACCCGACAAGCAAGACGTCTCTACGTTGGTAACATTCCTTTCGGTGTTACTGAAGAAGAAATGATGGAGTTTTTCAACCAGCAAATGCACCTTTCTGGTTTGGCCCAAGCTGCTGGTAATCCAGTATTAGcttgtcaaattaatttagataagAATTTTGCTTTCCTTGAG ttccGTTCAATCGATGAAACCACTCAAGCAATGGCTTTTGACGGGATTAATTTCAAAGGGCagagtttaaaaataagacGACCACATGATTACCAACCAATGCCAGGAATGACTGATAATCCTAGCATGAACGTACCAGGTACGGTTCCGG ATTCCCCGCACAAGATATTCATCGGTGGGTTACCCAACTACTTGAACGAGGAGCAGGTATGCAAg GTGAAGGAACTGCTGATGAGTTTTGGGCAACTGAGGGCATTCAACCTGGTGAAAGATTCGGCGACGGGATTGTCCAAAGGCTACGCGTTCTGCGAGTACGTTGATGTGTCTATGACGGACCAGGCTATTGCTGGACTTAATGGAATGCAGTTGGGAGACAAAAAATTGATCGTCCAACGGGCTAGTGTTGGCGCTAAGAACCCGATGATTGGCACTCAGGCACCTGTTCAGATTCAAGTACCTGGTTTATCCATGGTGGGAACTAGTGGACCTCCTACGGaa GTTTTATGTCTACTGAATATGGTAACACCAGAAGAATTAATGGAGGAAGAAGAATATGAAGATATCCTGGAAGATATTAAAGAAGAGTGTACTAAATATGGTGTTGTAAGATCAGTCGAAATACCAAGACCGATTGAAGGTGTTGATGTCCCTGGATGTGGAAAG GTATTCGTGGAATTCAACAGTGTTATTGATTGCCAAAAAGCTCAACAAACATTGACCGGACGTAAATTTAACAATCGCGTTGTTGTAACGTCCTACTTTGATCCCGATAAGTATCATCGACGTGAATTTTAA
- the LOC123265668 gene encoding splicing factor U2AF 50 kDa subunit isoform X2, producing the protein MGEDFNGDRDRQDRDKDRSRERERDRDRERRHKSRSRDRRKRSRSRSKDRRERKRSNSPKKNRSSRRRKPSLYWDVPPPGFEHITPLQYKAMQAAGQIPANIVADTPQAAVPVVGSTITRQARRLYVGNIPFGVTEEEMMEFFNQQMHLSGLAQAAGNPVLACQINLDKNFAFLEFRSIDETTQAMAFDGINFKGQSLKIRRPHDYQPMPGMTDNPSMNVPGTVPELLMFSDSPHKIFIGGLPNYLNEEQVKELLMSFGQLRAFNLVKDSATGLSKGYAFCEYVDVSMTDQAIAGLNGMQLGDKKLIVQRASVGAKNPMIGTQAPVQIQVPGLSMVGTSGPPTEVLCLLNMVTPEELMEEEEYEDILEDIKEECTKYGVVRSVEIPRPIEGVDVPGCGKVFVEFNSVIDCQKAQQTLTGRKFNNRVVVTSYFDPDKYHRREF; encoded by the exons ATGGGTGAAGATTTTAATGGTG ACAGAGATCGTCAGGATCGCGATAAAGACAGATCACGTGAACGAGAACGCGATCGTGATCGCGAGAGGAGGCACAAATCAAGGAGCCGTGATCGCAGAAAGCGGTCCAGGTCACGTTCCAAGGATCGCAGAGAAAGAAAACGCAGCAATTCGCCGAAAAAAAATCGCAGTTCTCGCAGAAGAAAACCTTCGCTTTACTGGGATGTACCACCACCTGGATTTGAACACATCACACCTCTTCAG tACAAGGCGATGCAGGCAGCTGGACAGATACCTGCTAATATCGTAGCGGACACGCCACAAGCAGCTGTACCCGTTGTTGGAAGCACAATAACCCGACAAGCAAGACGTCTCTACGTTGGTAACATTCCTTTCGGTGTTACTGAAGAAGAAATGATGGAGTTTTTCAACCAGCAAATGCACCTTTCTGGTTTGGCCCAAGCTGCTGGTAATCCAGTATTAGcttgtcaaattaatttagataagAATTTTGCTTTCCTTGAG ttccGTTCAATCGATGAAACCACTCAAGCAATGGCTTTTGACGGGATTAATTTCAAAGGGCagagtttaaaaataagacGACCACATGATTACCAACCAATGCCAGGAATGACTGATAATCCTAGCATGAACGTACCAGGTACGGTTCCGG agTTGTTAATGTTTTCAGATTCCCCGCACAAGATATTCATCGGTGGGTTACCCAACTACTTGAACGAGGAGCAG GTGAAGGAACTGCTGATGAGTTTTGGGCAACTGAGGGCATTCAACCTGGTGAAAGATTCGGCGACGGGATTGTCCAAAGGCTACGCGTTCTGCGAGTACGTTGATGTGTCTATGACGGACCAGGCTATTGCTGGACTTAATGGAATGCAGTTGGGAGACAAAAAATTGATCGTCCAACGGGCTAGTGTTGGCGCTAAGAACCCGATGATTGGCACTCAGGCACCTGTTCAGATTCAAGTACCTGGTTTATCCATGGTGGGAACTAGTGGACCTCCTACGGaa GTTTTATGTCTACTGAATATGGTAACACCAGAAGAATTAATGGAGGAAGAAGAATATGAAGATATCCTGGAAGATATTAAAGAAGAGTGTACTAAATATGGTGTTGTAAGATCAGTCGAAATACCAAGACCGATTGAAGGTGTTGATGTCCCTGGATGTGGAAAG GTATTCGTGGAATTCAACAGTGTTATTGATTGCCAAAAAGCTCAACAAACATTGACCGGACGTAAATTTAACAATCGCGTTGTTGTAACGTCCTACTTTGATCCCGATAAGTATCATCGACGTGAATTTTAA
- the LOC123265668 gene encoding splicing factor U2AF 50 kDa subunit isoform X5, translated as MGEDFNGDRDRQDRDKDRSRERERDRDRERRHKSRSRDRRKRSRSRSKDRRERKRSNSPKKNRSSRRRKPSLYWDVPPPGFEHITPLQYKAMQAAGQIPANIVADTPQAAVPVVGSTITRQARRLYVGNIPFGVTEEEMMEFFNQQMHLSGLAQAAGNPVLACQINLDKNFAFLEFRSIDETTQAMAFDGINFKGQSLKIRRPHDYQPMPGMTDNPSMNVPELLMFSDSPHKIFIGGLPNYLNEEQVKELLMSFGQLRAFNLVKDSATGLSKGYAFCEYVDVSMTDQAIAGLNGMQLGDKKLIVQRASVGAKNPMIGTQAPVQIQVPGLSMVGTSGPPTEVLCLLNMVTPEELMEEEEYEDILEDIKEECTKYGVVRSVEIPRPIEGVDVPGCGKVFVEFNSVIDCQKAQQTLTGRKFNNRVVVTSYFDPDKYHRREF; from the exons ATGGGTGAAGATTTTAATGGTG ACAGAGATCGTCAGGATCGCGATAAAGACAGATCACGTGAACGAGAACGCGATCGTGATCGCGAGAGGAGGCACAAATCAAGGAGCCGTGATCGCAGAAAGCGGTCCAGGTCACGTTCCAAGGATCGCAGAGAAAGAAAACGCAGCAATTCGCCGAAAAAAAATCGCAGTTCTCGCAGAAGAAAACCTTCGCTTTACTGGGATGTACCACCACCTGGATTTGAACACATCACACCTCTTCAG tACAAGGCGATGCAGGCAGCTGGACAGATACCTGCTAATATCGTAGCGGACACGCCACAAGCAGCTGTACCCGTTGTTGGAAGCACAATAACCCGACAAGCAAGACGTCTCTACGTTGGTAACATTCCTTTCGGTGTTACTGAAGAAGAAATGATGGAGTTTTTCAACCAGCAAATGCACCTTTCTGGTTTGGCCCAAGCTGCTGGTAATCCAGTATTAGcttgtcaaattaatttagataagAATTTTGCTTTCCTTGAG ttccGTTCAATCGATGAAACCACTCAAGCAATGGCTTTTGACGGGATTAATTTCAAAGGGCagagtttaaaaataagacGACCACATGATTACCAACCAATGCCAGGAATGACTGATAATCCTAGCATGAACGTACCAG agTTGTTAATGTTTTCAGATTCCCCGCACAAGATATTCATCGGTGGGTTACCCAACTACTTGAACGAGGAGCAG GTGAAGGAACTGCTGATGAGTTTTGGGCAACTGAGGGCATTCAACCTGGTGAAAGATTCGGCGACGGGATTGTCCAAAGGCTACGCGTTCTGCGAGTACGTTGATGTGTCTATGACGGACCAGGCTATTGCTGGACTTAATGGAATGCAGTTGGGAGACAAAAAATTGATCGTCCAACGGGCTAGTGTTGGCGCTAAGAACCCGATGATTGGCACTCAGGCACCTGTTCAGATTCAAGTACCTGGTTTATCCATGGTGGGAACTAGTGGACCTCCTACGGaa GTTTTATGTCTACTGAATATGGTAACACCAGAAGAATTAATGGAGGAAGAAGAATATGAAGATATCCTGGAAGATATTAAAGAAGAGTGTACTAAATATGGTGTTGTAAGATCAGTCGAAATACCAAGACCGATTGAAGGTGTTGATGTCCCTGGATGTGGAAAG GTATTCGTGGAATTCAACAGTGTTATTGATTGCCAAAAAGCTCAACAAACATTGACCGGACGTAAATTTAACAATCGCGTTGTTGTAACGTCCTACTTTGATCCCGATAAGTATCATCGACGTGAATTTTAA
- the LOC123265668 gene encoding splicing factor U2AF 50 kDa subunit isoform X7 codes for MGEDFNGDRDRQDRDKDRSRERERDRDRERRHKSRSRDRRKRSRSRSKDRRERKRSNSPKKNRSSRRRKPSLYWDVPPPGFEHITPLQYKAMQAAGQIPANIVADTPQAAVPVVGSTITRQARRLYVGNIPFGVTEEEMMEFFNQQMHLSGLAQAAGNPVLACQINLDKNFAFLEFRSIDETTQAMAFDGINFKGQSLKIRRPHDYQPMPGMTDNPSMNVPDSPHKIFIGGLPNYLNEEQVCKVKELLMSFGQLRAFNLVKDSATGLSKGYAFCEYVDVSMTDQAIAGLNGMQLGDKKLIVQRASVGAKNPMIGTQAPVQIQVPGLSMVGTSGPPTEVLCLLNMVTPEELMEEEEYEDILEDIKEECTKYGVVRSVEIPRPIEGVDVPGCGKVFVEFNSVIDCQKAQQTLTGRKFNNRVVVTSYFDPDKYHRREF; via the exons ATGGGTGAAGATTTTAATGGTG ACAGAGATCGTCAGGATCGCGATAAAGACAGATCACGTGAACGAGAACGCGATCGTGATCGCGAGAGGAGGCACAAATCAAGGAGCCGTGATCGCAGAAAGCGGTCCAGGTCACGTTCCAAGGATCGCAGAGAAAGAAAACGCAGCAATTCGCCGAAAAAAAATCGCAGTTCTCGCAGAAGAAAACCTTCGCTTTACTGGGATGTACCACCACCTGGATTTGAACACATCACACCTCTTCAG tACAAGGCGATGCAGGCAGCTGGACAGATACCTGCTAATATCGTAGCGGACACGCCACAAGCAGCTGTACCCGTTGTTGGAAGCACAATAACCCGACAAGCAAGACGTCTCTACGTTGGTAACATTCCTTTCGGTGTTACTGAAGAAGAAATGATGGAGTTTTTCAACCAGCAAATGCACCTTTCTGGTTTGGCCCAAGCTGCTGGTAATCCAGTATTAGcttgtcaaattaatttagataagAATTTTGCTTTCCTTGAG ttccGTTCAATCGATGAAACCACTCAAGCAATGGCTTTTGACGGGATTAATTTCAAAGGGCagagtttaaaaataagacGACCACATGATTACCAACCAATGCCAGGAATGACTGATAATCCTAGCATGAACGTACCAG ATTCCCCGCACAAGATATTCATCGGTGGGTTACCCAACTACTTGAACGAGGAGCAGGTATGCAAg GTGAAGGAACTGCTGATGAGTTTTGGGCAACTGAGGGCATTCAACCTGGTGAAAGATTCGGCGACGGGATTGTCCAAAGGCTACGCGTTCTGCGAGTACGTTGATGTGTCTATGACGGACCAGGCTATTGCTGGACTTAATGGAATGCAGTTGGGAGACAAAAAATTGATCGTCCAACGGGCTAGTGTTGGCGCTAAGAACCCGATGATTGGCACTCAGGCACCTGTTCAGATTCAAGTACCTGGTTTATCCATGGTGGGAACTAGTGGACCTCCTACGGaa GTTTTATGTCTACTGAATATGGTAACACCAGAAGAATTAATGGAGGAAGAAGAATATGAAGATATCCTGGAAGATATTAAAGAAGAGTGTACTAAATATGGTGTTGTAAGATCAGTCGAAATACCAAGACCGATTGAAGGTGTTGATGTCCCTGGATGTGGAAAG GTATTCGTGGAATTCAACAGTGTTATTGATTGCCAAAAAGCTCAACAAACATTGACCGGACGTAAATTTAACAATCGCGTTGTTGTAACGTCCTACTTTGATCCCGATAAGTATCATCGACGTGAATTTTAA
- the LOC123265668 gene encoding splicing factor U2AF 50 kDa subunit isoform X6: MGEDFNGDRDRQDRDKDRSRERERDRDRERRHKSRSRDRRKRSRSRSKDRRERKRSNSPKKNRSSRRRKPSLYWDVPPPGFEHITPLQYKAMQAAGQIPANIVADTPQAAVPVVGSTITRQARRLYVGNIPFGVTEEEMMEFFNQQMHLSGLAQAAGNPVLACQINLDKNFAFLEFRSIDETTQAMAFDGINFKGQSLKIRRPHDYQPMPGMTDNPSMNVPGTVPDSPHKIFIGGLPNYLNEEQVKELLMSFGQLRAFNLVKDSATGLSKGYAFCEYVDVSMTDQAIAGLNGMQLGDKKLIVQRASVGAKNPMIGTQAPVQIQVPGLSMVGTSGPPTEVLCLLNMVTPEELMEEEEYEDILEDIKEECTKYGVVRSVEIPRPIEGVDVPGCGKVFVEFNSVIDCQKAQQTLTGRKFNNRVVVTSYFDPDKYHRREF; encoded by the exons ATGGGTGAAGATTTTAATGGTG ACAGAGATCGTCAGGATCGCGATAAAGACAGATCACGTGAACGAGAACGCGATCGTGATCGCGAGAGGAGGCACAAATCAAGGAGCCGTGATCGCAGAAAGCGGTCCAGGTCACGTTCCAAGGATCGCAGAGAAAGAAAACGCAGCAATTCGCCGAAAAAAAATCGCAGTTCTCGCAGAAGAAAACCTTCGCTTTACTGGGATGTACCACCACCTGGATTTGAACACATCACACCTCTTCAG tACAAGGCGATGCAGGCAGCTGGACAGATACCTGCTAATATCGTAGCGGACACGCCACAAGCAGCTGTACCCGTTGTTGGAAGCACAATAACCCGACAAGCAAGACGTCTCTACGTTGGTAACATTCCTTTCGGTGTTACTGAAGAAGAAATGATGGAGTTTTTCAACCAGCAAATGCACCTTTCTGGTTTGGCCCAAGCTGCTGGTAATCCAGTATTAGcttgtcaaattaatttagataagAATTTTGCTTTCCTTGAG ttccGTTCAATCGATGAAACCACTCAAGCAATGGCTTTTGACGGGATTAATTTCAAAGGGCagagtttaaaaataagacGACCACATGATTACCAACCAATGCCAGGAATGACTGATAATCCTAGCATGAACGTACCAGGTACGGTTCCGG ATTCCCCGCACAAGATATTCATCGGTGGGTTACCCAACTACTTGAACGAGGAGCAG GTGAAGGAACTGCTGATGAGTTTTGGGCAACTGAGGGCATTCAACCTGGTGAAAGATTCGGCGACGGGATTGTCCAAAGGCTACGCGTTCTGCGAGTACGTTGATGTGTCTATGACGGACCAGGCTATTGCTGGACTTAATGGAATGCAGTTGGGAGACAAAAAATTGATCGTCCAACGGGCTAGTGTTGGCGCTAAGAACCCGATGATTGGCACTCAGGCACCTGTTCAGATTCAAGTACCTGGTTTATCCATGGTGGGAACTAGTGGACCTCCTACGGaa GTTTTATGTCTACTGAATATGGTAACACCAGAAGAATTAATGGAGGAAGAAGAATATGAAGATATCCTGGAAGATATTAAAGAAGAGTGTACTAAATATGGTGTTGTAAGATCAGTCGAAATACCAAGACCGATTGAAGGTGTTGATGTCCCTGGATGTGGAAAG GTATTCGTGGAATTCAACAGTGTTATTGATTGCCAAAAAGCTCAACAAACATTGACCGGACGTAAATTTAACAATCGCGTTGTTGTAACGTCCTACTTTGATCCCGATAAGTATCATCGACGTGAATTTTAA
- the LOC123265668 gene encoding splicing factor U2AF 50 kDa subunit isoform X3, with translation MGEDFNGDRDRQDRDKDRSRERERDRDRERRHKSRSRDRRKRSRSRSKDRRERKRSNSPKKNRSSRRRKPSLYWDVPPPGFEHITPLQYKAMQAAGQIPANIVADTPQAAVPVVGSTITRQARRLYVGNIPFGVTEEEMMEFFNQQMHLSGLAQAAGNPVLACQINLDKNFAFLEFRSIDETTQAMAFDGINFKGQSLKIRRPHDYQPMPGMTDNPSMNVPELLMFSDSPHKIFIGGLPNYLNEEQVCKVKELLMSFGQLRAFNLVKDSATGLSKGYAFCEYVDVSMTDQAIAGLNGMQLGDKKLIVQRASVGAKNPMIGTQAPVQIQVPGLSMVGTSGPPTEVLCLLNMVTPEELMEEEEYEDILEDIKEECTKYGVVRSVEIPRPIEGVDVPGCGKVFVEFNSVIDCQKAQQTLTGRKFNNRVVVTSYFDPDKYHRREF, from the exons ATGGGTGAAGATTTTAATGGTG ACAGAGATCGTCAGGATCGCGATAAAGACAGATCACGTGAACGAGAACGCGATCGTGATCGCGAGAGGAGGCACAAATCAAGGAGCCGTGATCGCAGAAAGCGGTCCAGGTCACGTTCCAAGGATCGCAGAGAAAGAAAACGCAGCAATTCGCCGAAAAAAAATCGCAGTTCTCGCAGAAGAAAACCTTCGCTTTACTGGGATGTACCACCACCTGGATTTGAACACATCACACCTCTTCAG tACAAGGCGATGCAGGCAGCTGGACAGATACCTGCTAATATCGTAGCGGACACGCCACAAGCAGCTGTACCCGTTGTTGGAAGCACAATAACCCGACAAGCAAGACGTCTCTACGTTGGTAACATTCCTTTCGGTGTTACTGAAGAAGAAATGATGGAGTTTTTCAACCAGCAAATGCACCTTTCTGGTTTGGCCCAAGCTGCTGGTAATCCAGTATTAGcttgtcaaattaatttagataagAATTTTGCTTTCCTTGAG ttccGTTCAATCGATGAAACCACTCAAGCAATGGCTTTTGACGGGATTAATTTCAAAGGGCagagtttaaaaataagacGACCACATGATTACCAACCAATGCCAGGAATGACTGATAATCCTAGCATGAACGTACCAG agTTGTTAATGTTTTCAGATTCCCCGCACAAGATATTCATCGGTGGGTTACCCAACTACTTGAACGAGGAGCAGGTATGCAAg GTGAAGGAACTGCTGATGAGTTTTGGGCAACTGAGGGCATTCAACCTGGTGAAAGATTCGGCGACGGGATTGTCCAAAGGCTACGCGTTCTGCGAGTACGTTGATGTGTCTATGACGGACCAGGCTATTGCTGGACTTAATGGAATGCAGTTGGGAGACAAAAAATTGATCGTCCAACGGGCTAGTGTTGGCGCTAAGAACCCGATGATTGGCACTCAGGCACCTGTTCAGATTCAAGTACCTGGTTTATCCATGGTGGGAACTAGTGGACCTCCTACGGaa GTTTTATGTCTACTGAATATGGTAACACCAGAAGAATTAATGGAGGAAGAAGAATATGAAGATATCCTGGAAGATATTAAAGAAGAGTGTACTAAATATGGTGTTGTAAGATCAGTCGAAATACCAAGACCGATTGAAGGTGTTGATGTCCCTGGATGTGGAAAG GTATTCGTGGAATTCAACAGTGTTATTGATTGCCAAAAAGCTCAACAAACATTGACCGGACGTAAATTTAACAATCGCGTTGTTGTAACGTCCTACTTTGATCCCGATAAGTATCATCGACGTGAATTTTAA
- the LOC123265668 gene encoding splicing factor U2AF 50 kDa subunit isoform X1 has protein sequence MGEDFNGDRDRQDRDKDRSRERERDRDRERRHKSRSRDRRKRSRSRSKDRRERKRSNSPKKNRSSRRRKPSLYWDVPPPGFEHITPLQYKAMQAAGQIPANIVADTPQAAVPVVGSTITRQARRLYVGNIPFGVTEEEMMEFFNQQMHLSGLAQAAGNPVLACQINLDKNFAFLEFRSIDETTQAMAFDGINFKGQSLKIRRPHDYQPMPGMTDNPSMNVPGTVPELLMFSDSPHKIFIGGLPNYLNEEQVCKVKELLMSFGQLRAFNLVKDSATGLSKGYAFCEYVDVSMTDQAIAGLNGMQLGDKKLIVQRASVGAKNPMIGTQAPVQIQVPGLSMVGTSGPPTEVLCLLNMVTPEELMEEEEYEDILEDIKEECTKYGVVRSVEIPRPIEGVDVPGCGKVFVEFNSVIDCQKAQQTLTGRKFNNRVVVTSYFDPDKYHRREF, from the exons ATGGGTGAAGATTTTAATGGTG ACAGAGATCGTCAGGATCGCGATAAAGACAGATCACGTGAACGAGAACGCGATCGTGATCGCGAGAGGAGGCACAAATCAAGGAGCCGTGATCGCAGAAAGCGGTCCAGGTCACGTTCCAAGGATCGCAGAGAAAGAAAACGCAGCAATTCGCCGAAAAAAAATCGCAGTTCTCGCAGAAGAAAACCTTCGCTTTACTGGGATGTACCACCACCTGGATTTGAACACATCACACCTCTTCAG tACAAGGCGATGCAGGCAGCTGGACAGATACCTGCTAATATCGTAGCGGACACGCCACAAGCAGCTGTACCCGTTGTTGGAAGCACAATAACCCGACAAGCAAGACGTCTCTACGTTGGTAACATTCCTTTCGGTGTTACTGAAGAAGAAATGATGGAGTTTTTCAACCAGCAAATGCACCTTTCTGGTTTGGCCCAAGCTGCTGGTAATCCAGTATTAGcttgtcaaattaatttagataagAATTTTGCTTTCCTTGAG ttccGTTCAATCGATGAAACCACTCAAGCAATGGCTTTTGACGGGATTAATTTCAAAGGGCagagtttaaaaataagacGACCACATGATTACCAACCAATGCCAGGAATGACTGATAATCCTAGCATGAACGTACCAGGTACGGTTCCGG agTTGTTAATGTTTTCAGATTCCCCGCACAAGATATTCATCGGTGGGTTACCCAACTACTTGAACGAGGAGCAGGTATGCAAg GTGAAGGAACTGCTGATGAGTTTTGGGCAACTGAGGGCATTCAACCTGGTGAAAGATTCGGCGACGGGATTGTCCAAAGGCTACGCGTTCTGCGAGTACGTTGATGTGTCTATGACGGACCAGGCTATTGCTGGACTTAATGGAATGCAGTTGGGAGACAAAAAATTGATCGTCCAACGGGCTAGTGTTGGCGCTAAGAACCCGATGATTGGCACTCAGGCACCTGTTCAGATTCAAGTACCTGGTTTATCCATGGTGGGAACTAGTGGACCTCCTACGGaa GTTTTATGTCTACTGAATATGGTAACACCAGAAGAATTAATGGAGGAAGAAGAATATGAAGATATCCTGGAAGATATTAAAGAAGAGTGTACTAAATATGGTGTTGTAAGATCAGTCGAAATACCAAGACCGATTGAAGGTGTTGATGTCCCTGGATGTGGAAAG GTATTCGTGGAATTCAACAGTGTTATTGATTGCCAAAAAGCTCAACAAACATTGACCGGACGTAAATTTAACAATCGCGTTGTTGTAACGTCCTACTTTGATCCCGATAAGTATCATCGACGTGAATTTTAA
- the LOC123265668 gene encoding splicing factor U2AF 50 kDa subunit isoform X8 translates to MGEDFNGDRDRQDRDKDRSRERERDRDRERRHKSRSRDRRKRSRSRSKDRRERKRSNSPKKNRSSRRRKPSLYWDVPPPGFEHITPLQYKAMQAAGQIPANIVADTPQAAVPVVGSTITRQARRLYVGNIPFGVTEEEMMEFFNQQMHLSGLAQAAGNPVLACQINLDKNFAFLEFRSIDETTQAMAFDGINFKGQSLKIRRPHDYQPMPGMTDNPSMNVPDSPHKIFIGGLPNYLNEEQVKELLMSFGQLRAFNLVKDSATGLSKGYAFCEYVDVSMTDQAIAGLNGMQLGDKKLIVQRASVGAKNPMIGTQAPVQIQVPGLSMVGTSGPPTEVLCLLNMVTPEELMEEEEYEDILEDIKEECTKYGVVRSVEIPRPIEGVDVPGCGKVFVEFNSVIDCQKAQQTLTGRKFNNRVVVTSYFDPDKYHRREF, encoded by the exons ATGGGTGAAGATTTTAATGGTG ACAGAGATCGTCAGGATCGCGATAAAGACAGATCACGTGAACGAGAACGCGATCGTGATCGCGAGAGGAGGCACAAATCAAGGAGCCGTGATCGCAGAAAGCGGTCCAGGTCACGTTCCAAGGATCGCAGAGAAAGAAAACGCAGCAATTCGCCGAAAAAAAATCGCAGTTCTCGCAGAAGAAAACCTTCGCTTTACTGGGATGTACCACCACCTGGATTTGAACACATCACACCTCTTCAG tACAAGGCGATGCAGGCAGCTGGACAGATACCTGCTAATATCGTAGCGGACACGCCACAAGCAGCTGTACCCGTTGTTGGAAGCACAATAACCCGACAAGCAAGACGTCTCTACGTTGGTAACATTCCTTTCGGTGTTACTGAAGAAGAAATGATGGAGTTTTTCAACCAGCAAATGCACCTTTCTGGTTTGGCCCAAGCTGCTGGTAATCCAGTATTAGcttgtcaaattaatttagataagAATTTTGCTTTCCTTGAG ttccGTTCAATCGATGAAACCACTCAAGCAATGGCTTTTGACGGGATTAATTTCAAAGGGCagagtttaaaaataagacGACCACATGATTACCAACCAATGCCAGGAATGACTGATAATCCTAGCATGAACGTACCAG ATTCCCCGCACAAGATATTCATCGGTGGGTTACCCAACTACTTGAACGAGGAGCAG GTGAAGGAACTGCTGATGAGTTTTGGGCAACTGAGGGCATTCAACCTGGTGAAAGATTCGGCGACGGGATTGTCCAAAGGCTACGCGTTCTGCGAGTACGTTGATGTGTCTATGACGGACCAGGCTATTGCTGGACTTAATGGAATGCAGTTGGGAGACAAAAAATTGATCGTCCAACGGGCTAGTGTTGGCGCTAAGAACCCGATGATTGGCACTCAGGCACCTGTTCAGATTCAAGTACCTGGTTTATCCATGGTGGGAACTAGTGGACCTCCTACGGaa GTTTTATGTCTACTGAATATGGTAACACCAGAAGAATTAATGGAGGAAGAAGAATATGAAGATATCCTGGAAGATATTAAAGAAGAGTGTACTAAATATGGTGTTGTAAGATCAGTCGAAATACCAAGACCGATTGAAGGTGTTGATGTCCCTGGATGTGGAAAG GTATTCGTGGAATTCAACAGTGTTATTGATTGCCAAAAAGCTCAACAAACATTGACCGGACGTAAATTTAACAATCGCGTTGTTGTAACGTCCTACTTTGATCCCGATAAGTATCATCGACGTGAATTTTAA